The DNA sequence GGTCTGACTGCTTATTACAAGTTTGACTAGGCAAAAAGTAAATAGAAACAGGCGCCAATAATGGGCTCCTGATGGTAATGATTCTCCTGATGAgtattagactgcgagcagtctctctttttcttcagatttagttaAGGGAGTGCAAGCGCGCCCAAgcgttgagcggcgaagccgcgagacgcgagaaacAAGGCCTCTCctgtctcgcgccttcagtcacgcgcgtggtcatttgcgggTCTCGGACGTTTtactcgacggaccaagaaaaaagagagactgctcgtagtctagctGGGTATGGGCCCCTGATAACAAAAAGAAGATAATATCAAGAAAAACAGAGGTACTCATCATCAGGGGACATTTACAACAAGAGATAGAAACCCTTTGTAGAGGTACCAAAATTGTTCGGGTGCGGTAGCACTTTATTTACTCGAAAGTTCACTGCGGTGGTTACGTATGATGCAGTAATTGCAGTAATTGAGAATTTTCCGGCGTTCATTTTACATCCAGCGTGtgaattaccgtatttattcgattaaccaccCTGGGCGCTTagtaaattttcaccattttcagcaagtaaagtaccgtaaaattccgaaaataagccccagggcttatatttttcaaaggccccttttgaggggcttatttttggaggggcttatattcggaggggcttatctacggaaggAAACtcgcgtttcaaaatcgattgggctagccttatagttggaagtaaatttaccgttcttgctttgttttactttgtattggAGGGacattttccaagtacaagcccccggggggcttatatttggaggggcgatttaacggagggtttttttgtgttaccagtttggggggcttatatttggaggggcttgtagatggaggagcttattttcggaattttacggtatgttgattttgcaacaaaacaataaatgctaataacaaaacgcgaagaagtaacaaagcaaggtttctgtaaaatactctgaagaaaactccgtccttattagaatttattcactcaagtgggtggggtaggggtgagcgcttatttgagtttgattgggaggacgagggggtgggcgcttattaactttttctgcctttaggatgggcgcttattcgaggtgggcgctaattcgaggttgggcgcttattcgaataaatacggtatcttTAAATGGAAAATGACTAGTCATATCAATCTCTATTACcattaattattataaatttcgCACATGGTTAATCAGAGAAATAGTGTAACCTCTTTTTAACAGAAAGAGAAAGTGTTTTGACAACAAATTGATATACGTCAACATTTCAGTTAAGATGTGTTATTTCGTATTTATATGAAATGTCTGTCTTGAGTTCCTATGTAGTACTCTAAAGCTTCCGTTTGAAACAAAGCCTCTTTCATTCTTGTTTCCTGATAAGTGTGTATGCAAACAAGCTGCTGACGACCAAACGAAAGGTCTACAAAATAAACGATATTTGTATCTAGTTTCTGAAaaactttcaactttttttgccgaagaaaaaaatcagcGTTTGCACTAAAATTTTCAGCTATTCACGACATTTGAGTTTCCTAGAAAACTTAATTCAGAGTTGTTACCTATAACAACAAAGAGAATGCAAATTTTCACAGTTATCCTTTCTTTGTCGCTAAGACGTCACTTTACCTTTAGGAATTGTGAGTCGCGAAACTGAAAATAGCAAACCCAGAAGTGTACGTTTTGCAGCCTTCGTATGTTAACGGTCATAGGCCAAAAAAGGTGAAAACTAGATTTGCCACTCTTAATTTCATGCTCAAAAGTGAAAGACAAGTCAGGACTGAAATGGATGGCAGTTTTTGCCATGACAGCTACTTTCTCCTGCCATGATTGAAGAGTTGTAATTGAAAGTAAACTGCAGGGAATTACTCTGACATTACCGCGGAAAGTGAAAGTGAAGCCGGAAGACCCTTTCTAACTGGGCAAAAACTGGTCCTCAACCCTCCCCTGTTATCATGATTCGAAAGTGAAAGCCGGAAGTGAGCGGAAGTAAGAAATTTCCGTGCCCCTCACATACAAGACCCATACAAGTGAGACTTGCAAAGCAAAACCAGCCAAATTAATATTTCAGTTTTACATTCTCCCATCTAAATCCTCATTTTGTGTCTAAACCTAAAAAATGATAgaaaaaaatcagcaacaaGGAACTAAGCTCACACACGTGTTAATCGTCCTTTCTTGGAAAATAAGGAACACTTTGTGGCTGGTGCGGGGGCTGGTGAAACATTGGGGACGGCTTGTACATAGAGAAATACGATCTTGTCAGAATGAAATCCAATCCAGCATGAAACATGTGAGCTGCTCCCATGGAAAGGAATTATTCAACAACTTTCGATAGTTTTCTTGTACTCCGCTAAGAGTCCCGTACTCCTTAGAGTTCCGGCTTTGCTCCGTTTCAAGTCACTGAATGGGTTATGCAAcgatatgaaaattaaaataactattCGTACTAGTAGCTAGAATAAATACCGACGAATCATACAAAGTGAAGCGCAAGTAAACATTCATAGACCCAAACCCGATCACTAAAGAAACCGCCCTCCCAAACTCCCAGCCAACTGCTAATGCCAAAATTAAGAAGAAAGATTAACAGCAAACTTTGAATTTTACAATGTACAAAATAGTGTCGGATATTTGGGTCTCAGCTGAGGTTGCCTTCCGACTTCTACCGTATACATTTTCTTGGGAGCTACTTATACTGAGTAAACGTTCTTGAAAATAAGTTTCAGAAGATTCGCCCCATTTCAGGATCCTCTTGCAGAGACTTCTAAAGACTGCGATTGAACCGATGGCGAAAAAAACCACACTTCTATTCATTCAACGGTTCCCATTGGATAGCCTTGCGTTTTCTCACAAGAAATCACCTGTAACTTATACAGTCGGAGTTCTTTTACACCACTGAACCGATGTATTCAAAATAGAGTAGACTAGAATAGACTTTATCGCCCTTTGGGGTTTTATTACTTGGGCGCGCTCAGGTAAAGTTTTAGGGATCGGGCAAACTTCACAGAGATTTCCTTATTTGGTTGGCTTCAAAAGTTGGTAACCTATGGAGACAGCGGCGAAAACATTAattgcttaaaaagtgaattccaAGTCACTCACTTTGTTAAATGTGGGCGAACTCTCCTGTAGTTGAAtagtccattttacagttacaggtgaaAACAAGACTGGAGTTGACCCATGCATGctgttcttatgctaactagtatgtTTTAAGATAATTCTCATAAAGAAAGGAAGGTTTTTTTGCATTTGGTACTTCTACTCGGCTTCTTACACCTGGGGGGTAACAGAGGGCAGTCCATTCCGTTGAATTTGTTTCTAGTGAGATCAGTCAAGCAACAAGCTCATTTCATTTCTGAACTGGTAACTTTGGTTAAGTCTCCACGATCAAGGATCGAGATGCCAGTAGCTCTCAACTTACTTTTAAGCAGTACTGTAACTTAGatgtgcagtttttttttttaagggaaagagAGATCTTGTAAATAACGGATAATGCATTAAAAGACGAAGCATTACTAATGAtaatgtacatttttttgtagTAATAATACAAAGTTCAGTCCTTAATCGATACACATCAATGATTTATTGTTTGTCAAAAGGCTACATTCAAACATTCATTTTGGTCGGTAAAGTGACTTAAAAGGGCAGTCAGGGACCGGCCATTATTTatcgccggggggggggggggagggtcacTTGATATTTAGGAGAATAAAAGGGGGAATCAGTGATGACTGAGAACCTAAAACGGGGGATCACTGGcaactttggaaggattcatTGAGAAAActactcaaatttgcttggaaaatgaagagatgggggggggggggggatcacgaaagtcaTGTTATTagggggatcacttcagtgaactaacatttaaagggggatcggctaaatttcaccttgtttggTCCCAAATCCTTCCCCCTttccctccccttcccccaggcgataaataatgaccgttCCCTAAGAGGATTTTATGGTTATGGAAAAATTCGagaaatttttttgtgttttattcatatgtgaaagaaaatgtatttgCAGCAGTTGAAATAAGATATGTGCGGGGAAGGGGTaggtaccatttttcaatgaAATGCTTACAAAAGGGTACATTTGCTGTGAAAGGGGTTGGATATCTGAGCGGATCCTCCCACTGTAAAGATTTGTTGAGTgcccttccctccccctccctcgtGACTACTATACACTGTACACTACACAACTACGAATTCATAACACTTCTTCAATGCATCGATATGCATGCCGTTTTTTTAGACAATTCCATGGAACGTCAACGTTTTTATATGCAACCCTTAACCACTACTGTTTCACCATCTATAATCGTAGACATATAGTAAGAAAAAAGCAAGAGAAGaaaacattttgtaaaatgttcttttttcaaaagaagtaaaaaggagAGCCTTATAACGCAGCGGGTCAGTGTCCCAGGTTTCTTCAATCTATCATGTTTCTGCTTTTGAGTTCCTTCTCCACTGTCTTCTTCATTCCCAAAGGAAAGTGCGCCTGCACATCACTCCAACACATGGCTAGCAGCCTGACGTTTGTGACGTCATCTTTAGTCAGCTTATTCAAAACCTCTTTTGAGCTGCTGGCACTCCAATGATTTTCCATGTGTTCTTTTCCCAGATTACGAAGAAAGACCTCGACAGATTCTGAAAGTATTGAGAGATTAGTTAAGATAGGAAGTTGATCCCTCAAGGGTTCACCCCGCCAAACGTCTTAGGcatttgtgttgttgttgttgttgtttgtttttggttttgtctAGTGAGATTCAATGTCCCATAACCTCAAAACATTGATATATAAgggtgaataaaaaaaatagttaattttCTCTAAATAAACGAACTTCTTTTCGTTAGTTAAATTCGGTTGACAAATGGTATTAGCAGTAAAAACCGTAATTTGTACAGGACAATTCGATTCCGTTTTTAGACGTCCTTGTAAACGCTGCCGAACATGACTGCTGGTATGACTTCCATCTACTGggggaaaaaaaacattcacaGGCCTATACACCAAATGGGATTCGTTCAGGACGGCTAAAAAATTCGAGACGACCGTTCCCTACGAATTTTTCGCATTTTACTTCTCAAGTTGGGATATTCTTTGTTGatgaaaggaaaactaaaattcTCGGATTAGAACAcgcgatggagagaggaatcataaattttctcaatttcgtaatacgtcaaatttcatctataatttttggaaataatctcaagcccttgtaatttcgataAAACTCAAGTTCCCCAAGggtgaccgaacagatacaaattttatggCGCAGCTTAcaatacatttctagagatctaaatttaccctggatagcctaaaaagtgttttgaatACATTAGaaggaaactgtcgttgggtgcccctgtcatgCCCTGTAAACAGCGTGTGGATATTATTGTGAAATTTTCAACATGAGTGTCATTTGATTGAGTTCGATTGTCAATCTTTAAAGTGGGTACGTTTTGGAGCCATAGCTGACCTTGATTGTTACCTACATCAGAGTTCCTGTTCACTTGTTACTTCTTCGGAATTCTGATGAAAATAGCGCAGCCCTAACCGAATTTCCTAGGAGTACTGCCTCGGTTATCGGCTGTATCGGGTCTTAAAGTTATGTGTTACCTTCAACAGAATTCAATGCCTTCTCGTCTTCCTCCATTTCTCTCTGTTTCATGACCTTCACTGCCTTCTCGGCCGTCAGCAGTGCGCAGTGAAGAATGTCGAATATCATGCACTCTGTCTCCGGATTACGTTTACTGTTGTCTTTTGTGTAGTTGCGTACAAAGAATGTGTGATCCGATGAACTTCCGGTAGCCGCTGATGCTTGGGGGAGGGCGTTTTCGCACTCCTCTTGTGATTTCAGTTTGTCATGGTGCGTCACAACGGTGATCGGGGTGATTCCTAATGTGGGAAGTAAAAAGAATGCTAATGTTAGATATGTTTGGAAGCGAGAATTTCCTTTAAGCAGCCTTAACACCTACTAATATCTTTAGAAAAAGAAGTAGTTACTTTATAGTAGAAAAGTATTAGTTTGTTTTCTGAAACATACCATGAATTGCATGAGTCAGACTTGAGCGTACGACCTGTTGCCATCTGAAAGCCAGGCTGGACCAAAGCGCAGTTTCCAAAAAGCCAGTTACAACTAATTTTTGGTTTACATTTTATTCTATAGTTGTGCCATTTCATGTTGTCACTGGATCTGCGTGTAAGGTTTGAAGTATCAAGCCTGTTACACTCTCATAGGCAAAACTGAAGTTACTTAAACTTTAAGTTAAACTTAACCATTTTCCGAGGGGCCGAATTCAGGCTAatgaaaattgacttttttcatcAAGCTCTCATTGTGTAATATCCTGCCTTGTAAATTTCTTGTGTTTAGACTGAATCACATGTCAATAGGATTTGATATACTGTTTAATGATTCGATCACAACAGACTTTATGCATGTTCTTTTCCTGAGCTGATAACAACTGAAAAAAGCATTATGCACTTATATATAATGATATAAGGTATTCAGAAACAACTGTTGAGTAAATGGTAAAAGCAGGAGGAGGCAGTTTACtagttttgaacaaaatttccCTTACTGGAGTTACGTACTTCTCCAGAATTCCTCCTGTCAGCCTAGGATCATTCGCCATGACAACAATAATTATCCCATGAAGTCGGTTAGCAAAAGGGGGACATGGATGATGGTTCACGGATGCGGCGCTGGCTCCGTCTTCTGGCAAACGGATCACGTTATCTCCAGGCTGAATCTTCCCGtgcaaaatgttttgaaattccACGATCTCGTTAGCGCTGTAGTTGAAGAAACCACGAGTATCCACCAAGCGGAAAAACAATTCTGGGAGATAGTCTTGAAGAGTGATTGTCCCTTCTTGACCAGTGCTGCTGTCAGGAGCCGATCCCTTTTCTGTTTGTCTCACAGTGCGTTCACACGTGTTGATAAAACAGCTTTTACCGGATCCAGTTGCTCCGAAGAGGCCTATCCTGAGTTGGGTTACGTCATCTATTCCAAACCCCCAAAAACTACCCAGCCAGGTTTTGTTGCCAAATTTGTAATTGAACATTTCATGTCGTCGAAGACAAAGTTCCTTCTCCAAACGCATGCGTTTCTCTTCCtcttttcttctcctttctTCCTCTTGTGCCTTCTCTAGGTTCCTTTGCCGCTCATACTCTGCCCTTTTCCTctcctcttcttttcttctctcttcTTCGATGCGCTGTCTTTCTTCATGCGCCCTCTGCCTGCGTTCCTGTTCTAGCCGTTCAACAATTTTTCTCTCCcgctctctttctctctctttttctcttctttctctaTCAGCGCTTTGTATTTTAATCATATCGTTCACCCCCTTTTCGAGGGCGGCCTAAAGGAAAAAACGAAAGCtttttaattcatatttttttccatcaaaatgaatCAGCTCTGACTGCTGAGATTTTTCGTCCTTGGAGAGGTGCTCCCCGGAATTTCGAAAGTGAAAGTGATCCAAGCGTAGACTAAAAAATGACTGTAAGGAACTTACAAAGCATAATAAAAGTGTCTCAAAATATTTTGTAAGCCGGGAATGGTTGAAATTACTTTATTCTCGTTTTTGGAATTTCGGCTGCCTTAGCTTATTGCCGGAAGCAAGCTTAAGCGAGatagtgaaactgaaaatgaaaagactAAAGATGGAGTGATTCAAGGAAGAAATTGAGGGCGGATTTGTATCAGTAAATATATAATTTAGCTTTCATAGAAATGAAAATTTGCTAGCATGTACATCCGAGGTGATTCAACGTCACATTTGCTACTGGTAATGAACAGAAACAAGGTGAAATGGATTTAGACGTCGATTATCTGTTTCTGAAAGTGTATATGCCTCAATGCATGTTTATCCGCTAGAAGGAACGAGTAAATGCATGTATGtgacaaaaaatacaaatattacGAGCAGGTAGATTCAATACTTCCATCTACCTACCCCCATTCTTTAACTGCACCCGAGTCCAACTGCTGCAGTCTACCGCTCCAACACAAAAAACTGCTTTAAATTATCATCAGGAACGGTAATTCCCCTTTTCGATGACCTTGCGTTTTCCATGAATTTGCTCTTCTTTAAAAGGCCGGAAACTAATCTTATCAATTTTCTGGGAAAAATCCCACGCGCTTTACCACGGGCGGTCCAACCTCACATTACGAGGAAACTGGGCGTAAAAAAGGGAGGGAGTACCTCCCCCGGGACCAAAACACAGTGGAATACATCGCAGGTAAGtcatttctatttattttattggaagaaaaattagatttaacgttatttagcgttcgtagatctcagatttttatttctcacaCGTCTCTTATTTTCAACGTTTGCCCaaaacgcgacaccggcgcgtccaGTACAAAGGTCACGCGTCACCTATTACTTTACACCCTTTCCTCGTGATGAGCACGTGGGTTTGGGCAGCCTGTCCTTGCGCTAACAGGACTTTCCCAAAGGTTGCGCCGCGTGGGAAAAGAACGCACGACGCATGCCTAGAAGGCCAGGTCATATCTCTTGCCTAACGAGGgagagtttttatttttattttcgatTTTATATGATGTTGTATGATGCGTAAAAGACGCGACGCTCTCAAACCCGACATCAATAGAAGTTTAGGGTTCGTCAGAAACGCGAGAAGTGAGTGAAGGCATTGTAGAGTGCGTGTCAAagtaaattgtttattttattcgTCTCACATTAAAGAAAAGTAGTAAAGTAGTAAGTAAATTGATAATGAAAGTTCATTAACTAGCATCACGTTGACCCACCAGTGCATTACcttggtcccagaggtttttcttgaactTTTTCTTCGCGAAATTTTACCTTCTCGCTGCTTCGCTGCTCGCTCTCTCTTTGgcgaagaaaaatttcaagaaaaacctctgggatcAGGGTACGAGTGCATAGGTAAAAAGTGATGCAACGTTCTAAAGTATAAGTATGTTAGGTACCagagtctaatttggctcccttaaatcagggccaatacagtccagttagctagggctgatttggtcccagggctgaaatgggccctaccgtgggctggaatagccttttgattgatttttttttggcctaaattgtgctcaaatggcttcAGGAAGGGCTGAATTAGACTctggcctgcagggctgaattgacactttggggctgaaacagatctttttaatttttagtgtttctctttctgaacctgGATAAGGTTCctatttgacaaagtaagcgagatggaataatcgcgatgaatATTGGAAAACCAGAGACGTTTCCCTAGCCGTCGCTTCTTACCCTAACATCAGCAAGCGTTTTCTTCACAAAGTTTTCCAGACATTTCTTAAGGCACTGacataaagttttttttcactAATCAATCAAGACCTGTTTATTGTAACTAAACAGTGATGTGTTTAGGAGAGTCTGATCATAGGCATCCTGCATCCAGTTcctgtgtttat is a window from the Porites lutea chromosome 10, jaPorLute2.1, whole genome shotgun sequence genome containing:
- the LOC140949501 gene encoding uncharacterized protein — encoded protein: MIKIQSADRERREKERERERERKIVERLEQERRQRAHEERQRIEEERRKEEERKRAEYERQRNLEKAQEEERRRKEEEKRMRLEKELCLRRHEMFNYKFGNKTWLGSFWGFGIDDVTQLRIGLFGATGSGKSCFINTCERTVRQTEKGSAPDSSTGQEGTITLQDYLPELFFRLVDTRGFFNYSANEIVEFQNILHGKIQPGDNVIRLPEDGASAASVNHHPCPPFANRLHGIIIVVMANDPRLTGGILEKYVTPVREILFKTRITPITVVTHHDKLKSQEECENALPQASAATGSSSDHTFFVRNYTKDNSKRNPETECMIFDILHCALLTAEKAVKVMKQREMEEDEKALNSVEESVEVFLRNLGKEHMENHWSASSSKEVLNKLTKDDVTNVRLLAMCWSDVQAHFPLGMKKTVEKELKSRNMID